CGTCCGTCATCACGGCGGGCTACACGCCGGTCTTCCACGCCCACACCGCACAGGTCGCGTGTACCATCGAGTCCATCGACCGGAAGATGGACCCGGCCTCCGGCGAGACCGAAGAGGACAACCCGGACTTCATCCAGTCCGGCGACGCCGCGGTCGTCACGGTTCGCCCGCAGAAGCCGCTCAGCATCGAGCCGTCCTCCGAGATTCCGGAGCTCGGCTCCTTCGCTGTGCGCGACATGGGCCAGACCATCGCGGCCGGGAAGGTCCTCGAGGTCAACGAGTCCTAATCCATGCAGCAGGCTCGCGTTCGTCTCGCCGGCGTCGATCCCGACGACCTCGACGACATCTGCGACGACGTGCAGGAGATCGCGGACAAGACCGGCGTGAAGGTCAGCGGGCCGGTCCCGCTCCCGACCAAGACGCTGGAGATTCCCTCGCGCAAGTCCCCGGACGGTGAGGGGACGGCGACGTGGGAGCACTGGGAGATGCGCGTCCACAAGCGTCTCATGGACATCGACGCGGACGAACGCGCGCTCCGCCAGCTGATGCGGATTCAGGTCCCGAACGACGTCAACATCGAGATCGTCCTCGAAGACTAAAACGCCGCCTCGCGGCGTGTCACACGCTCTCCCCTTATTGGGCTCGTAGATCAGGGGTAGATCGCTTCCTTCGCAAGGAAGAGGCCCTGGGTTCAAATCCCAGCGAGTCCACTACTGTACCTGACCGCGAAGCGACGCGTGTGTCGCTTCGCGTCAGTTCTCGCGGTGGTGAGCTGGGATTTGAAGCCCTACGAGACGAGCGAAGCGAGTCTCGTTCCCTCGTTGACTTCCCGCTCGCTTCGCTCGCGGGAATCCCGGCGCGGCGAAGCCGCGCCGACGTGCCACTCGCTGCGCTCGTGGCACTCCCAGCGAGTCCATATCTCTCCGAGACCGACGCGCGTATTGCTGACGTAGCGGCGGTGTTCGCGCCGTG
The nucleotide sequence above comes from Halobacterium litoreum. Encoded proteins:
- the rpsJ gene encoding 30S ribosomal protein S10; translated protein: MQQARVRLAGVDPDDLDDICDDVQEIADKTGVKVSGPVPLPTKTLEIPSRKSPDGEGTATWEHWEMRVHKRLMDIDADERALRQLMRIQVPNDVNIEIVLED